The proteins below come from a single Hippocampus zosterae strain Florida chromosome 5, ASM2543408v3, whole genome shotgun sequence genomic window:
- the LOC127601090 gene encoding metalloreductase STEAP4-like, with product MTVASGVTEDAKLESVSLHPLGRRGAAMALPQEQKQEQEPLCIFGTGDLGRSLGLRLLQTGCRVVYGSRRPHSCGPLPQGAQVMSHEEAAKAARLIFICVHREHYTFMETLAPYLEGKVLVDLSNNLKKDMYAEANAAYLQRLVPGATVVKGLNTLSAWALQNGLLTGKQVYLCGNSAEAKQSVAEVATKMGLTVLDRGSLSAAQELEDFPLRLFPEWRLPLRVAVGLVAFFYFYLLIRDVIYAYIEQGKDISYRIMVSLANKVFPIVSLVMLSLCYLPGVIAAFFQLYRGTKYKRFPNWLDRWMLCRKQMGLVALGFAFLHAIYTFIIPIRYSVRHKLISRVVDEMKNNKTTPFDFNYTEAWGTDSFYVLGILGFFLYVLLGLTSLPSVGGSLSWREFSFIQSKLGHLTLFICTAHGYIYGWNKFLRASTYKWYTPPGYMLCLIVPSVVLVLKMLLLLPCVDRTLTRIRQGWERASSMETGENKATNL from the exons GGCAAGTGGTGTAACAGAAGACGCCAAGCTAGAGAGTGTATCCCTGCATCCGCTCGGGCGAAGAGGAGCAGCGATGGCCCTGCCCCAGGAGCAGAAGCAGGAACAGGAGCCACTATGCATCTTTGGGACAGGAGATTTGGGACGCTCCCTGGGCCTGCGCTTGCTGCAGACTGGCTGCAGGGTGGTGTACGGCAGCCGCAGACCTCACAGCTGTGGCCCCTTGCCTCAAGGAGCTCAG GTGATGAGCCATGAGGAGGCAGCGAAGGCAGCGCGACTCATCTTCATTTGTGTTCACAGAGAACATTACACATTCATGGAGACGCTGGCACCTTATTTGGAAGGAAAG GTGTTAGTGGATCTCAGTAATAATTTGAAGAAAGACATGTACGCAGAAGCCAACGCTGCCTACTTGCAGAG ACTCGTCCCTGGAGCAACTGTGGTGAAAGGCCTTAACACGCTGTCTGCCTGGGCTCTGCAGAATGGTCTTCTGACAGGAAAACAG GTCTACCTGTGTGGCAACAGTGCAGAGGCAAAGCAGTCTGTAGCAGAGGTTGCCACCAAGATGGGCCTAACCGTTTTGGACAGGGGGTCACTTTCAGCTGCCCAGGAGCTGGAAGACTTCCCCCTGAGGCTGTTCCCCGAGTGGAGGCTGCCTCTCCGAGTTGCCGTCGGCCTCGTCGCCTTCTTCTATTTCTATCTGCTCATCAGAGACGTCATCTATGCTTACATAGAGCAGGGGAAGGACATTTCCTACAGGATTATGGTGTCCCTGGCCAACAAG GTGTTTCCCATCGTATCGCTTGTCATGTTGTCGCTGTGTTACCTGCCTGGTGTCATCGCCGCCTTCTTTCAGCTCTATAGAGGAACCAAGTACAA GCGTTTCCCGAACTGGCTGGACCGCTGGATGCTGTGTCGGAAGCAAATGGGACTGGTTGCTTTGGGCTTTGCTTTTCTCCACGCCATCTATACATTCATTATTCCCATTCGCTACTCCGTCAGACATAAACTCATCTCCCGTGTGGTGGACGAG atgaagaacaacaaaaccaccCCCTTTGACTTTAATTATACAGAAGCATGGGGAACGGACTCCTTCTACGTTCTGGGCATCCTGGGCTTCTTTCTTTATGTCTTACTCGGCCTGACGTCGCTGCCCTCTGTGGGAGGCTCGCTCAGCTGGAGGGAGTTCAGCTTCATTCAG tcCAAACTTGGCCACCTGACCCTGTTCATATGCACGGCACACGGTTACATTTACGGCTGGAATAAATTCCTCCGCGCTTCAACGTACAAGTGGTACACCCCTCCAGGCTACATGCTGTGTCTGATCGTGCCGTCCGTGGTGCTGGTTCTCAAAATGCTGCTCTTGCTGCCATGCGTGGATCGAACTCTCACCCGCATTCGACAGGGCTGGGAGAGGGCCTCGAGCATGGAGACGGGCGAGAACAAGGCCACAAACCTGTGA
- the LOC127601086 gene encoding metalloreductase STEAP4-like isoform X1, translating to MSKEAKTESMSLHPLGGGAEVTSEQEHLCVFGTGDMGRSLGQRLLQTGYKVAYGSRRPLGCGPVPQGAQVMSYADAAQLAGVIFVCIHREHYGLMEKLSSQLMGKVLVDVSNNPEQNLYPEANAVYLQRLLPGSHVVKAFNTLSAWALQNGPSDACRQVYVCGNSTEAKQAVAEVATKMGLTVLDRGSLSAAQELEDFPLQLFPEWRLPLQITIGLTAFFFFYLLIRDVIYSYVDQGKDISFRIMVSLANKVFPIVSLIMLSLCYLPGVIAAFLQLYRGTKYRRFPDWLDRWMLCRKQLGLLALALAFLHVLYTLIIPIRSRRTKRQSLTQAWPGEVTPTFLWAFWDLAYTSCWESHPCLRSATLSAGENSAMSSQSWATSPCSSVPFTHTCTAGTGFCDPPRTSGTHLQASCSVWWCPQWCWGSSCCSSCRAWTAASLEFDGAGRGHNLMRRKHFLHRKGVSENIQKFVGISEHNGENRLSLCNFVFGIGGTWMTFSHFFLNSSDSIVKVVCINKNDHIFVCVTFGQAE from the exons ATGTCAAAAGAGGCCAAAACAGAGAGCATGTCTCTGCATCCTCTGGGAGGAGGAGCAGAGGTCACCTCGGAGCAAGAGCActtgtgcgtttttgggacgggAGACATGGGACGCTCTCTGGGCCAGCGCCTGCTGCAGACGGGCTACAAGGTCGCCTACGGCAGCCGCAGACCTCTCGGCTGCGGCCCTGTGCCTCAAGGAGCTCAG GTGATGAGCTATGCAGACGCAGCCCAGTTGGCCGGCGTGATCTTCGTGTGCATACACAGAGAACATTACGGCTTGATGGAGAAACTCAGCTCACAACTGATGGGGAAG GTGCTGGTGGATGTCAGCAACAACCCTGAGCAGAATCTGTACCCGGAGGCCAACGCTGTATATCTGCAGAG ACTACTTCCTGGATCGCATGTGGTGAAAGCCTTCAACACCTTATCTGCCTGGGCTCTTCAGAATGGGCCTTCCGACGCTTGTAGACAG GTCTACGTGTGTGGCAACAGTACAGAGGCCAAACAGGCTGTTGCAGAGGTGGCCACCAAGATGGGCTTGACAGTATTGGACAGGGGGTCTTTGTCAGCAGCCCAAGAGCTGGAGGACTTCCCCTTGCAGCTGTTCCCCGAGTGGAGGCTGCCTCTCCAAATTACCATCGGCCTGaccgccttcttcttcttctacttgcTTATCAGAGATGTCATCTACTCTTACGTGGATCAGGGCAAAGACATCTCCTTCAGAATCATGGTGTCCCTGGCCAACAAG GTGTTTCCAATCGTGTCGCTGATCATGTTATCCTTGTGTTACTTGCCTGGCGTTATAGCTGCCTTCCTTCAGCTATACAGGGGGACCAAGTACAG gcgctTCCCTGATTGGCTGGATCGCTGGATGCTGTGCAGGAAGCAGCTGGGGCTGCTGGCACTAGCCCTTGCCTTTCTTCACGTGCTCTACACGCTAATCATCCCAATAAG GTCAAGGAGAACCAAACGCCAAAGTTTGACACAAGCGTGGCCTGGCGAAGTGACTCCTACCTTTCTGTGGGCATTCTGGGATTTGGCCTATACATCCTGCTGGGAATCACATCCTTGCCTTCGGTCAGCAACGCTCTCAGCTGGAGAGAATTCAGCTATGTCCAG TCAAAGCTGGGCCACGTCACCTTGTTCCTCTGTACCCTTCACACATACCTGTACGGCTGGGACAGGTTTCTGCGACCCTCCACGTACAAGTGGTACACACCTCCAGGCTTCATGCTCAGTCTGGTGGTGCCCTCAGTGGTGCTGGGGCTCAAGCTGCTGCTCCTCGTGCCGTGCGTGGACCGCAGCGTCACTCGAATTCGACGGGGCTGGGAGAGGACACAACCTGATGAGGAGAAAACACTTCTTACATAGGAAGGGTGTGTCAGAAAATATACAGAAGTTTGTTGGAATTAGTGAGCATAACGGCGAAAACAGATTGAGCCTCTGCAACTTTGTTTTCGGCATAGGTGGCACTTGGATGaccttttcccatttttttttgaacagtaGTGATTCAATTGTGAAAGTCGTgtgtataaataaaaatgatcacatttttgtgtgcgtcacgttcgggcaagccgaataa
- the LOC127601086 gene encoding metalloreductase STEAP4-like isoform X2: protein MSKEAKTESMSLHPLGGGAEVTSEQEHLCVFGTGDMGRSLGQRLLQTGYKVAYGSRRPLGCGPVPQGAQVMSYADAAQLAGVIFVCIHREHYGLMEKLSSQLMGKVLVDVSNNPEQNLYPEANAVYLQRLLPGSHVVKAFNTLSAWALQNGPSDACRQVYVCGNSTEAKQAVAEVATKMGLTVLDRGSLSAAQELEDFPLQLFPEWRLPLQITIGLTAFFFFYLLIRDVIYSYVDQGKDISFRIMVSLANKVFPIVSLIMLSLCYLPGVIAAFLQLYRGTKYRRFPDWLDRWMLCRKQLGLLALALAFLHVLYTLIIPIRYYVRFKSWDYVITQVKENQTPKFDTSVAWRSDSYLSVGILGFGLYILLGITSLPSVSNALSWREFSYVQSKLGHVTLFLCTLHTYLYGWDRFLRPSTYKWYTPPGFMLSLVVPSVVLGLKLLLLVPCVDRSVTRIRRGWERTQPDEEKTLLT, encoded by the exons ATGTCAAAAGAGGCCAAAACAGAGAGCATGTCTCTGCATCCTCTGGGAGGAGGAGCAGAGGTCACCTCGGAGCAAGAGCActtgtgcgtttttgggacgggAGACATGGGACGCTCTCTGGGCCAGCGCCTGCTGCAGACGGGCTACAAGGTCGCCTACGGCAGCCGCAGACCTCTCGGCTGCGGCCCTGTGCCTCAAGGAGCTCAG GTGATGAGCTATGCAGACGCAGCCCAGTTGGCCGGCGTGATCTTCGTGTGCATACACAGAGAACATTACGGCTTGATGGAGAAACTCAGCTCACAACTGATGGGGAAG GTGCTGGTGGATGTCAGCAACAACCCTGAGCAGAATCTGTACCCGGAGGCCAACGCTGTATATCTGCAGAG ACTACTTCCTGGATCGCATGTGGTGAAAGCCTTCAACACCTTATCTGCCTGGGCTCTTCAGAATGGGCCTTCCGACGCTTGTAGACAG GTCTACGTGTGTGGCAACAGTACAGAGGCCAAACAGGCTGTTGCAGAGGTGGCCACCAAGATGGGCTTGACAGTATTGGACAGGGGGTCTTTGTCAGCAGCCCAAGAGCTGGAGGACTTCCCCTTGCAGCTGTTCCCCGAGTGGAGGCTGCCTCTCCAAATTACCATCGGCCTGaccgccttcttcttcttctacttgcTTATCAGAGATGTCATCTACTCTTACGTGGATCAGGGCAAAGACATCTCCTTCAGAATCATGGTGTCCCTGGCCAACAAG GTGTTTCCAATCGTGTCGCTGATCATGTTATCCTTGTGTTACTTGCCTGGCGTTATAGCTGCCTTCCTTCAGCTATACAGGGGGACCAAGTACAG gcgctTCCCTGATTGGCTGGATCGCTGGATGCTGTGCAGGAAGCAGCTGGGGCTGCTGGCACTAGCCCTTGCCTTTCTTCACGTGCTCTACACGCTAATCATCCCAATAAG ATATTATGTGAGATTCAAGAGTTGGGACTACGTTATCACACAG GTCAAGGAGAACCAAACGCCAAAGTTTGACACAAGCGTGGCCTGGCGAAGTGACTCCTACCTTTCTGTGGGCATTCTGGGATTTGGCCTATACATCCTGCTGGGAATCACATCCTTGCCTTCGGTCAGCAACGCTCTCAGCTGGAGAGAATTCAGCTATGTCCAG TCAAAGCTGGGCCACGTCACCTTGTTCCTCTGTACCCTTCACACATACCTGTACGGCTGGGACAGGTTTCTGCGACCCTCCACGTACAAGTGGTACACACCTCCAGGCTTCATGCTCAGTCTGGTGGTGCCCTCAGTGGTGCTGGGGCTCAAGCTGCTGCTCCTCGTGCCGTGCGTGGACCGCAGCGTCACTCGAATTCGACGGGGCTGGGAGAGGACACAACCTGATGAGGAGAAAACACTTCTTACATAG